The genomic region TTTGAAGGGCATTTTATCGGTAAAATATGCCCCCATCATCGTCATCCGAGCAACCCAGAAAAAGATAATATCAAACCCCGTTGACAGGGTACTGGTGGGATAATATTTGCTTAAATCTAAGGTTTGTTCTGGCCATCCCAAGGTTGAAAATGGCCATAAACCGGAAGAAAACCAAGTATCCAAAACATCAGGATCTTGTTCTAAAATTACTGCTTCTCCGAATTTGGCGATCGCTTTTTCCTTCGCTTCCGCTTCAGTTCTCGCCACAATAAACGGTGTTTCATCGGTAATTTTTCCTTCCGTTTCACTAATCACATACCAAGCCGGAATTTGATGACCCCACCACAATTGTCGGGAAATACACCAATCTTCTAATTTAACTAACCAATCTCGATAAACCTTAGTCCAACGGTCAGGAACAAAGGCGGGAGAATCCTGTTGATCTAAACAATTTAAGGCTTTATCCGCTAGAGGTCTAATCTTAACAAACCATTGGGTTGATAATAGCGGTTCTACGGGAACTTTACCGCGATCGCTATAGGGAACTGTATGTTTATAGTCTTCAACTTTAACTAAAAATCCCTGATCTTTGAGGCGTTGAACTACATTTTTTCGCGCTACAAATCGATCCTGTCCCACGAATGGCCCCGCATTTTCATTCAGAGAGCCATCCTGATTCATAATATTAATCATCGGCAATTGATGGCGATGACCCATTTGGAAATCATTCGGATCATGAGCCGGAGTCACTTTAACACAACCCGTGCCAAAAGTTGGATCAACAAATTCATCGCCAACAATCGGAATTTCCCGTTTCATAATCGGTAAAGTTACGGTTTTTCCGATTAATTCTTTATAGCGAATATCATTGGGATTAACCGCCACCGCCGTATCCCCTAACATTGTTTCTGGTCGAGTTGTTGCTACTTCTACATAACCACTACCATCAGTTAACGGATAGCGAAAATGCCACAAATTGCCATTCACTTCTTTATTTTCAACTTCTAAATCTGATACCGCCGATTGACTTGCTGGACACCAGTTTACTAAATATTTACCCCGATAAATTAACCCATCTTCATATAACTGAATAAATGCTTCTAATACGGCTTTTGATAATCCTTCATCCAGGGTAAAGCGTTCCCGTGTCCAATCACAAGAAACCCCTAACCGTCGCAACTGATTAACAATTGTTCCGCCTGATTTTTCTTTCCATTCCCAAGCGCGTTCTAAAAATTTTTCTCGTCCTAAATCGTAGCGAGTTTTTCCTTCTGTTTTAAGTTGTTGTTCTAAAATCGTTTGCACAGCAATACTGGCGTGATCCATCCCCGGTAAATACAAAGCGTTGTCACCCTTCATGCGATGATACCGAATCAGAGCATCAATTAGGGAGTTATTAAAGGCATGACCGATGTGCAGACTCCCCGTGACGTTGGGAGGGGGAATCATAATACAATAAGGTTCCCCCGGTTGGTTGGGGTCAGCTTTAAACACCTGATGAGCTTCCCAATACTGTTGCCATTTGGCTTCGGTACTGAAGGGTTCGTATTTTGTGGCTTGGCTTGGGGTCGTTGCAGTCATGGGTTTCGACAAGTTGGGCAATTTTAGACAATCCTTTCTATTTTGCCATATTTGGGCTAGAGGGCTGCTCTTTAATCCTAGAAACGCTGAACAGTCTGGGTTTGAGCGATCTCAAATTTTTTTTGAAAAAGGGGTTGACATTCCCATAAAAAGGCAGTAGATTAGTAAATTGTGAGAGGAAAACAAGCGAAACGCTAAATCCTCAAAAATCACCGAAAAGTTTACAAAGCTTTCCTGGTGCCTATGGCTCAGTGGAACCACTCCGATCCATCTCGAACTCGGCTGTGAAACGCTGATACGGCGAAGATACTTGGCGGGTAGCCGCCTGGGAAAATAGCTCGGTGCCAGGTTAATATCAAACTAAAGCCTTCTTCCAGTGATAAATCGGAAGCAGGCTTTAGTATTTTAAGGTAATAAACTCTTAATTCCCCATCCCGCAGCAACCCCAATAAAAAATGCCCAGATTTGACCTGTTTTAACGATGTGGTTCCATGTTCTTTGAAAATCAGCAACAATATCCACATCCACTTGTTGAGCTAAAATCGTAGCCTGAGTCATGAGGTCTAAACCGTGATGGAGAATATTAAACCCATCAACAGGATTCAGTATTAAAACCAGCATCATCGATATTGCCTCCGTTGCTAGATTGAACTTGCAACACTACGAGGGTCATGTCATCCCCATTTCGGTTTCCTGAACCAATAAACTGTTGAACTTGTTCAAACAAATAGTCAAGAATTGCCTGGGGATTTCTACAATTCTGACACGCCCAATGAAAAGCTTGACTCAGATTTTCCTCATCAAAGCGATCGCCCCGTTGATTCATTGCATCCGTGAATCCATCGGTATAATAAATAATAGTATCCCCTGGATAAAGTTGGATTTGAGCTTCATAATAGTGAGTATCAGAATCTAATCCAATCAACATTCCCAGAGTATCCAACCGTCGAATATGATTCGTCGCCACTTGCCATAATAACGGGGGATGGTGAGCCGCATTGCTATAGGACAAGATGCGAGTCACCGGATCATATTCTGAATAAAATAACGTCACAAAACGGTTGGAATTTTCCAAATCCGCATACATGACTTGATTCAAATGTCCCAAAATTTGAGCCGGAGAATGGCGGTTGAGCACCTCGGCGCGTAACATTCCTCGCGTCATGGTCATAATTAAACCCGCCGGAACCCCTTTGCCCATAACATCCCCAATCACAATCCCCCAGCGTTCATCAGGGTGGATCGAGGGATGATAACCCCGTTTGTCAAAATTAGAAGGAATAAAATCATAATAATCTCCTCCCACTCGGTTCGCCGTTTGACATTGGGCTGCTATTTCTAAACCGGGGATAGTCGGGCATTTTCGCGGCAATAATTGTAACTGAATTTCCGCCCCAATTTCTAACTCTCGATCTAAACGTTCTTTTTCTCGCAAAGAGGTTGCCAACTCATCATTCGCAATGGCAACGGCCGTTTGATCCGCGACTAATCGAATTAATTTTTGACGGGTGGGAGTCCAAACATAATTGAGATCATGACTAAAAACATACAACCGTCCCCGCTCGACATTATTCACCAAAATTGGCGTACCGAATAACTGCACATCGGAGCCCAGATAGCGACCCACTTGATAATCTAAATTTGCTGTATAAGTATGCAACGCTGATTCCGACAAGTCTCCCAGACTCGTTTTTGGCATCAATGAGATTTGTCGGGTCACGGCTTCGATCGCTTGCCGAATATCCTGACACTGACGACCTTCCTGACAGTGGAGCCGTTGAAACCGCACTTGTCCGTTGGGTTTAAACAGGACTAATGCTCCCCCATCGGCATCCGTTACCCGACTAGCCACTAAGGGAGTTAACTCTAAAAATTGGTTCAGGTTGTTGAAGCTACGCAGGGCATACCCCAAGGAACTTAACAACTCGTTCACGTTTTGCTGTTCTCGATGCAAACGCGACACCAGTTCTTTCAGGGTTAAAACTGGTGTGGTTTCTGGTGTTGCAGAACCCGTAATCGAGTCAGCAAATTGATCGGAGCGTCTGGGTAGGGGCAAGGCTGTCATGTTCAGTTTTAGGGAACAGGGAACAGGGAACAGGGAACAGGGAACAGGGGGAGCAGGGGGAGCAGGGGGAGCAGGGGGAGCAGGGGGAGCAGGGGGAGCAGGGGGAGCAGGGGAGAAATAATTAACTTCTGACTTCTGACTTCTGGCTTCTGACTCCTTCTCTGCACTCTGTACGTTCTTCCCCACCCACAGCCTAGATACCCTGTCACTAATCTCCCTAGCCACTTAGGAGGGCTTCAATAAACTCGTAGCTGGAAAAGGGGCGCAAATCTTCGATACTTTCCCCAACTCCGATAAATCGAATGGGTAAGCCGAGTTGCTGGACTATGGCTAGGGCAACACCACCTTTAGCAGTTCCGTCGAGTTTTGTCAAGACCACCCCACTGAGTTGAGCCACCTCGGAAAAGACTTCTGCCTGTCGTAAACCGTTTTGACCCAGAGTAGAATCTAACACTAATAATGATTCTATTGTGGCTCCTGGGGCTCGTTTATCAATCACTCGACGGATTTTATTGAGTTCCTCCATTAGATTCTTTTTATTTTGCAGGCGACCTGCCGTATCAATAATTAACAATTCTGTATTTCGGGCGATCGCCGCTTCAATAGCATCATAAACCACCGCCGCCGGGTCGGTATTTTTTCCAGGGTTCGCCACCACTTCAACGCCACTGCGATCGCCCCAAACTTTCACCTGGTCAACGGCCGCCGCTCGGAAGGTATCTCCCGCCGCAATTAAACAGCGATAATCGGATTTTTGGGCTAAATGGGCGATTTTGCCAATGGTTGTGGTTTTCCCGGCTCCATTGACTCCGGTGACTAACCAAATATTTAAGGTATCTTTCTCCGGTGCAAAGGTAATGGGATACCCTTTCTCAAAGGGTTCTTCTAAAATTCCCCTTAAGATTTGTTTGAGATAAGCGATCGCTTGTTCCGGGGGTAAGGCTTCTTGGCGGAGTTTACTTTGTAACGCTTCAATGACGCGATCAGTTGCGGCTACCCCCACATCCGCTTGTAATAGCATGGATTCAATTTCATCAACGGCCTGTTGATTTAATGGCCCTTGACCGACAATGGATTTTAATTGGTTGAGTAAGTTGCGGCGCGTTCGTCCTAAAGCTTTCCAGAGTTTCTGTAACCAAGTAATTTCTTCTAAAGCGACTTGATCGGGACGGCGACCTTGATCGGCTAAGACTTGCGCCGACCACATAAACATCTGATCAAACTCCATTCCTGGGTCTGAGGATGCCCTTTCGCTGGGTTCGGGTTCTTCCTCCTCAATGGCGGTTTCTTTTAACCGTTCTAGTCTGGCTTGACGTTCTGTAGCTGATACAGCCCAGAAGGGTAAGGGTTCTAGGGTTTCTGCTTCCGTCTCTGAAACTGTCACAACGGGTTCGGGTTGCGGTTCAACAAGTACAGCCGTTGGTTCAGGAACAGACTCGGTAATGGGTTCGGGTTCGGGTTCTGTTCCCTCGGCTTGAACGGTTTCTACAGGAGTTTCAACAACGGTTTCTACCTCTGGCGTTTCTGGGGTTAAAACCGTTGGTTCAATTTCATTCGTTACCGTGACTTCGGGTTCGGGTTCGGGTTCAACTTCCGGTTCAGGTTCCTGTTGTTTTTGAATATTTTTATAAGCTGCTTTTGCCCACTGTAAATAATCCTCAGCAATTTGAGGGGCGGGTTCAGAACTTTCGGCTGTTTCGGGCGGTTTCTCTACTGTTTCTGGTTCGGCTTTAACCTCGGTTTGTGGCTCTTGAATTTGATCTGTTTTTTCATTAAATTGACGACGAAACCAATTAAATACCATAGGATTTATTTAATAGTTGTTGACTGTTGGTTGTTGGCTATTAACCCTGAGAAACCGGGTTTCTGTAATAACCTTTGCTTCTCAAGAGAGATTGATTGAGAAACCCGGTTTCTGGCCCCCTGGCGGTTGACTGTTAACCCTGAGAAACCCGGTTTCTGTAATAACCTTCGCTTCTCAAGAGAGATTGAT from Planktothrix serta PCC 8927 harbors:
- the ftsY gene encoding signal recognition particle-docking protein FtsY, which gives rise to MVFNWFRRQFNEKTDQIQEPQTEVKAEPETVEKPPETAESSEPAPQIAEDYLQWAKAAYKNIQKQQEPEPEVEPEPEPEVTVTNEIEPTVLTPETPEVETVVETPVETVQAEGTEPEPEPITESVPEPTAVLVEPQPEPVVTVSETEAETLEPLPFWAVSATERQARLERLKETAIEEEEPEPSERASSDPGMEFDQMFMWSAQVLADQGRRPDQVALEEITWLQKLWKALGRTRRNLLNQLKSIVGQGPLNQQAVDEIESMLLQADVGVAATDRVIEALQSKLRQEALPPEQAIAYLKQILRGILEEPFEKGYPITFAPEKDTLNIWLVTGVNGAGKTTTIGKIAHLAQKSDYRCLIAAGDTFRAAAVDQVKVWGDRSGVEVVANPGKNTDPAAVVYDAIEAAIARNTELLIIDTAGRLQNKKNLMEELNKIRRVIDKRAPGATIESLLVLDSTLGQNGLRQAEVFSEVAQLSGVVLTKLDGTAKGGVALAIVQQLGLPIRFIGVGESIEDLRPFSSYEFIEALLSG
- a CDS encoding GAF domain-containing SpoIIE family protein phosphatase; the encoded protein is MTALPLPRRSDQFADSITGSATPETTPVLTLKELVSRLHREQQNVNELLSSLGYALRSFNNLNQFLELTPLVASRVTDADGGALVLFKPNGQVRFQRLHCQEGRQCQDIRQAIEAVTRQISLMPKTSLGDLSESALHTYTANLDYQVGRYLGSDVQLFGTPILVNNVERGRLYVFSHDLNYVWTPTRQKLIRLVADQTAVAIANDELATSLREKERLDRELEIGAEIQLQLLPRKCPTIPGLEIAAQCQTANRVGGDYYDFIPSNFDKRGYHPSIHPDERWGIVIGDVMGKGVPAGLIMTMTRGMLRAEVLNRHSPAQILGHLNQVMYADLENSNRFVTLFYSEYDPVTRILSYSNAAHHPPLLWQVATNHIRRLDTLGMLIGLDSDTHYYEAQIQLYPGDTIIYYTDGFTDAMNQRGDRFDEENLSQAFHWACQNCRNPQAILDYLFEQVQQFIGSGNRNGDDMTLVVLQVQSSNGGNIDDAGFNTESC